In Bacillus sp. S3, the sequence TCTTATGCATCACTTGCCATTCATTCAAAAGGACATGGAATTGATTTCTACGTATTAGGATTGCAGATTTCAGGTTTTGGAACATTAATAGGTGGGATTAACTTCCTTGTTACTATTATTAATATGCGTGCACCGGGAATGACCTATATGAGGATGCCGTTGTTTACTTGGACAACGTTCGTTGCCTCAGCGATGATCTTATTCGCATTCCCGCCGTTAACTGTCGGAATTACACTTATGATGTTTGACCGTATGTTTGGTGCAAATTTCTTTGATGTAACAATGGGTGGTAATACAGTTATTTGGGAACATCTTTTCTGGATTTTCGGACATCCTGAAGTTTACATCCTGATCCTTCCTGCCTTTGGTATTTTCTCGGAAATCTTTTCAATTTTCTCGAGAAAACGTCTTTTCGGTTATTCTTCAATGGTCTTTGCAACCGTGTTAATCGGTTTCTTAGGCTTCATGGTATGGGCACACCATATGTTCACAACTGGGTTGGGTCCTGTTGCCAATGCTATTTTCGCTGTGGCAACAATGGCCATTGGTGTACCTACTGGGATTAAGATTTTTAACTGGTTGTTTACGATGTGGGGCGGAAGTGTGAAGTTTACTACCCCTATGTATTATGCCTTTGGTTTTATTCCATCGTTTGTCTGTGGTGGGGTAACCGGTGTCATGGTTGCTACAGCGGCAGCTGACTATCAGTATCATGATACGTACTTTGTCGTAGCACACTTCCACTATGTAATTGTCGGCGGTGTTGTTTTGGCAATTTTAGCTGCTACACATCTATGGTGGCCTAAAATGTTTGGTACGATGTTAAATGAAACATTAGGAAAAATCACTTTCTGGTTCTTCTTTATCGGTTTCCACTTAACATTCTTTATCCAGCATTTCTTAGGTCTGTGGGGAATGCCGCGCCGCGTTTTCACTTACCTTCCAGGGCAAGGGTTTGACGCTTCGAATATGGTTAGTTCGATTGGTGCAGCATTTATGTCCATTGGTGTAATTGTATTGCTTTATAACATTGTCATTACTTCTGTAAAGAATGAAAAAGTAGGCAATGACCCATGGGGCGATGGCAGAACGCTTGAATGGGCGATTCCATCACCACCGCCATTCTATAACTTTAAACAGCTGCCGCTTGTTCGTGGCTTAGATGCTCTATGGATTGAAAAAATGGAAGGTAAAAAAGGTATGACACCTGCAGAACCGCTTGGTGACATTCACATGCCGAATTCATCTTTCATTCCATTCATGATTTCACTTGGTTTGTTCATTGCTGCTTTTGGCGCGATGTATCATGCTGACAAGGCAGCATGGGCATTGCCGCTTATGATTTTCGGATTGCTTGTAACATTTGGTTCTATGTTTGTTCGCTCAATTAAGGATGATCACGGATTCCATATCCATAAAGAAGAATTACAAGAAGAAAAGGGGGCTGAGGCATAATGCACGTTGAAGAGAAAATGACGTATGAAACTTGGCCTGCGGCACCGGAGAAATCCACCCTTGAAGCAAAAAATAAATTTTTAGGTTTTTGGTTATTCTTAGGGGGAGAGACTGTTTTATTCGCCTCTCTCTTTGCCACCTATCTTGCATTGAAAGACAAGGTGCCAGATACAAGTCACCATCTGGCGAAAGATTTATATGATTTGCCGCTTACATTTGTGGCAACAATGTTGTTATTAACAAGCTCGTTGACAAGTGTATATGCGATGTATCATATGAAAAACTTTGCCTTTAAGAAAATGATGGTTTGGCTTGGACTTACAGTGTTATTAGGTTTTGGATTCTTAGGTCTTGAGGTTTATGAGTTTAGTCATTATGTTCATGAATATAAACATACCTTTACAAGTAGTGCATTTGGTTCAGCCTTCTATACATTAGTTGGGTTCCACGGTGCTCACGTTGCGTTCGGATTATGCTGGATTCTGACATTGATGATTCGTAACTCAAAACGCGGTTTAAACCTGTACAATGCGCCGAAGTTTTATGTTGCCAGCCTCTATTGGCACTTTATCGACGTTGTCTGGGTATTTATCTTTACAGTAGTATATTTGATGGGGATGGTGGGATAAAATGACAAATCAGCCATTAAGTTCAAACAACCCAAGTGTAGATCTTGAATATCGCCGCAGGAAAAGTGCAGAGGAGATGCGTTATCAAGTCATATCTTTTTCCTTGATGATTTTCTTAACATTAATCGCATTTGCCGCTGTAGCTATTAAAGGATTCACAGCATGGTTTACAGTACCATTTATCCTTCTATTAGCGGCAGTTCAAGTTGTATTCCAATTGTATTACTTTATGCACATGAGCCATAAAGGTCATGAAGCTCCACAAATGTTTCTGTTTTCAGGAGTGTTTGTTGCTGTACTAACAATATTGACATTTGTCACCATTATTTGGTGGTAAAAGAAAAAGAAAATCGGCGTGAAGCCGATTTTCTTTTTAGGTAGTGAAAAGGTATTTAAATTGCAATTCAATTTTTTGCACAGAGAATTTTCTATGGGTATAATAAAGACAAGATTCGTTTACTAAATATTGAGGTGAAATCAAGGTGCTTACATTAGATATATTTGGTTTTAAAGCCCTTTGGAGCCCGGACTTTTTGTTCATCCTAGTTGTACTGACTGCTGCATATTTTCTTATTACTATTACTTTTAGAACAAAGTTCCATGAGAGTGAGCCCTTAACAGGCAAACAAGCTTCATTATTTTTGACTTCCATGATTTTATTGTATGCGATTAAAGGTTCACCGCTTGATTTAATGGGACACCTAATGTTCTACATCCACGGGATTACAATGGTGATTTTAGTATTACTGATTCCACCGTTATTTATTTTATCAATCCCACCGTGGCTGTGGCAAAGTATTTTACGAGTTAAAATCATTCACTCTTTGTTTAGGCTTTTTACAAAACCTGTTATTGCCTTGCTTTTATTTAACGGCTTCTTTTCCTTTTACCATATTCCAATCATTTTTGATCATATGATGCAGAATCGATTTTACCATGGCGGTTATTCAATGCTTTTATTTGTTTTAGCCGTCTTTATGTGGTGGTCATTAATCAGCCCTGTGTCAGAATTTCAACCATTGAGTGGAATTAAAAAAGTAGCTTATTTATTTGCTAACAGTATGCTAATCACACCAGCTTGTGCATTGATTATTTTTTCAGATTCCTCCATTTATGCAACCTATCATGACCCTGATGTATGGGCAAATGTTATGAGTTTATGTGTAGGGCCATCAGTATTTTCAAATTTAAACTTAAGCGGCCCAGAGTTATTTAGCTCGATGTCATTAGTAGACGACCAACGCCTTGGTGGTGTTGTAATGAAAATCATTCAAGAAATCATTTATGCGGTTGTCTTATCTCAAGTCTTTTTTGAATGGTATCGTAAAGATCAAGAAGAATCAGAACGTGAAATGAAGAAACATATCTTAAATCCTAATATTATTGAATGAACTCCCATTCTTATTGGGAGTTTTCTTTATATTAATTGAAATGGATAGAGAACTGCCTTAAAATGAGGATAGAATATGTAAAAAGAGAGGATCTATGGATGAATTCATTACCGATTTTACCAACAATCAGTACTTCCTTTATTGTTTTAAGTGCTATTACCGTTGCCATTGGCTGGTGGCAAATAAAACAAAGGAAAATTGAATCCCACAAAAAAACAATGTTTCTTGCTGGGGTGTTTGCACTTATCTTTTTTATTATCTATGCTTCGCGTACCATTTTTATTGGAAATACCTCCTTTGGCGGGCCGGATGAGATTAAAATTTATTACACACTATTTTTGATTTTCCATATTACCTTAGCGACAATTGGAGCGGTATTTGGGATTGTCTCCATCCTGACTGGATTTAAGAATAAACTGACAATCCATCGGAAGCTTGGGCCGGTTACTAGTATCATATGGTTCTTTACAGCAATTACAGGTGTTGCTGTTTACCTTTTGTTATATGTTTTTTACCAGGGCGGAGAAACGACATCCATGATTAAGGCCATTCTTGGCTTCTAATCTATTATCCCTATGGAAAAAGTTTTACTAGAATAGAAATTTTATTAATATTATTATTTTACTTTGTACCAATTAATGTAAAAGAAGAGCGCATGGCTAGACACCATACGCTTTTCTTTATTATAATGCGAATTTACTTACTTCTGCATTTACTGCTTCGAGAATCTTTTTGCATTGATTGACAAGCGAAGTCGGGAAGTTCTCGGCTTCACCATACTCAACACCGTGTGGATAATAATGTTTTCCCAAATGAGGTGTCATCAATTGTATTGTTGCTTTAAATGTATCGACGTCACCTTCAATTGAATAACCCTGGACGCGAAGGTAATATACACCTTCTTTTAATTCAAACTTGCGGTCGTATGTAACACGTTCGTAATCCCATTGCCCGGCACGAACCAAACCGTGGTCATGCATTACTTCGTCTAAACGGTTTAATTCCGCCTTTAAATTCTCAATTCCCGTATTCTCAAATTTCATTTTTATACCCTCCTAAAAACGCTTTTCTTACCCCTATGTTCCCAAGTTTGGTTTAATAGCAAGTATAATTCATTTTAATAATAGTTGAAAATGTTTCAACTTGCAATGGATAGTTCATCGAATAAAACTATAACGGTTTGATAACTATAATATTGTTTAGCGTAATTAATAACCTTGGAGGAAAATATGATGGAAAAAATTCGTGAAATTATGACAGACGATGTGGATTGCTGTACATTGTTGGATAACATGTTTGAGGTTGCGGTGAAAATGAAGGAACTAAATGTTGGAGCTATACCAATCGTTGACCAGGAAAGGCTGGTTGGTATGATAACCGACAGAGATATCGTTATCAGGGGTGTAGCGGAAAAACACCCTGGTTCAACGAAGGTAGAAGATATAATGAGTAGGACCTTGGTAACAGTATCTCCTGATACAACGAGTAAAGAAGCGGCAATGTTAATGGCGGAGCATCAAGTTCGACGTTTACCTGTTGTCGAGAATGGAGAGTTAGTGGGTATTGTTTCACTTGGTGATTTTGCGATCCGTGAATTAACGGATGATCAGGCAAAGGAAGCATTGACTGAAATCTCTGAGCAAAACTATAATGGTGTTCAACACTAAAAATTAAAAATTAGCATTTTTCGAGAAAACAGGTACAAGGCGTACCTGTTTTCTTTAGATTTATCAGACATTTTCGATATTGTCTGTTACTAATCTGGACATAGGTGATATAATTAGTTTATCTATACATATAATGAAGGAACTAGTAATAGAGAGGGTGAATGCCTCTGCGTACTCTTAGTAGAATTCTGATACTCTCAGTTGTTTTTTTAACGATTGGTTTTTATGTAAGCATAAATGAAAAAAATAACAGCAATGAGATGATTAAAGAAGATCACAATTTAGAAATGAAACAATCTTTGCCTCATGGCCCTGACACTCAAGAAGGTAATAAAACAGTCTTTGATAAGCCAAATGAAGGCATTGCTTTATTGATAGGACAAGATGTTACTATGTTAGAAAAGGAATTTGGCCCGCCTGACAGAATTGATCAATCGATGTATGGCTATCAATGGTATATTTATAAGCAGAATTATAATCGGTATTTCCAGGCAGGGGTTGAAAATAATCAAGTCGTAACCATTTTTGCTATCGGTGAAACTTTGGATGTTGCTCCATTTGAAATTGGTCAGCCAGTAGAAGAAATCTTTAATACGCAATTTTTTGATACAAATATTAATCTTGAAGTGAACGGAAATTCCTACCGTTTTGAACTTAATGATACAGATTTAAATCTTCGGCCAATGGTTAAATTAGGGGATATTTATGTGCAGCTCTACATAGATAAATTTACGGGAAATCTCTCAAGTGTACGTTTTTTGAATGCTGAAACACTCATTAAACAGCGACCTTACGAATTAGTTTATAGTGGAGAATTAATTAAAGCGGAAGAGCCTGATGAGGATACCTGGAAGCTGATAGAAACGGGTATGGCTCAGGAGATTTTTGACATTACTAACGTCTTACGTCTCAGAAATAAAATAAAACCGCTGATATGGGATGATATGACAGCTGAGGCTGCCTATGGGCATAGTAAGGATATGGCTGAAAATGATGATTTCTCACATACTTCAAAGAAATTTGGAGACCTATCAAATCGATTAAAAACGGCAAAAGTCGCGTACCTTAATGCCGGAGAAAATATTGCAGCGAATTATTCAGACGGCCCGGCCGTGGTCGAAGGATGGCTAAATAGTAAGGGACATAGGGAATCCCTATTAAATAAAGATTTTACTCATATTGGTGTCGGAGTATTTCAAAAATATTATACGCAAAACTTTATCCAAAAAAAAGAAGAATAAAAAGGTGACGTGATGTCACCTTTTTTTTAGTTCATACTCACTAAACAAAAATTGGCTGCCTTCCCAAGTGCCGTACGTTAGAATCACTTCACCCACTGTAAACGAATCATTTTTTACGTTTTTTGTCATAGGTGTCACCTTTTTCGCGGTGATGAGTTTTGTAGCAGTCTGAAGCCTTAGTGTTTGGACAAATATGTATCGGTGATAATAAAAGCGCTGTCTTTCTTCGGTAATACTAATAATCTCCCCTATTATGACAGATTCCTTTCGAACATTACTGACGTCAAGCCACCTCTCATCCTGTTCTTTCATTTCTTTCTTTGTCAGCCAATAAAAGTACAAGCAAAGGATTGGGATGACAATAGCAGTAACCATTTGAAGACGCCCCCATTTTATTCT encodes:
- the ctaD gene encoding cytochrome c oxidase subunit I, producing the protein MSTIAQKKGFSATLWDFLTTVDHKKIAILYLIAGGFFFVVGGLEAVFIRIQLAVPNNDFVSAGAFNEIITMHGTTMIFLAAMPILLGFMNAVMPLQIGARDVAFPFLNALGFWLFFFGGVFLNLSWFLGGAPDAGWTSYASLAIHSKGHGIDFYVLGLQISGFGTLIGGINFLVTIINMRAPGMTYMRMPLFTWTTFVASAMILFAFPPLTVGITLMMFDRMFGANFFDVTMGGNTVIWEHLFWIFGHPEVYILILPAFGIFSEIFSIFSRKRLFGYSSMVFATVLIGFLGFMVWAHHMFTTGLGPVANAIFAVATMAIGVPTGIKIFNWLFTMWGGSVKFTTPMYYAFGFIPSFVCGGVTGVMVATAAADYQYHDTYFVVAHFHYVIVGGVVLAILAATHLWWPKMFGTMLNETLGKITFWFFFIGFHLTFFIQHFLGLWGMPRRVFTYLPGQGFDASNMVSSIGAAFMSIGVIVLLYNIVITSVKNEKVGNDPWGDGRTLEWAIPSPPPFYNFKQLPLVRGLDALWIEKMEGKKGMTPAEPLGDIHMPNSSFIPFMISLGLFIAAFGAMYHADKAAWALPLMIFGLLVTFGSMFVRSIKDDHGFHIHKEELQEEKGAEA
- a CDS encoding cytochrome (ubi)quinol oxidase subunit III gives rise to the protein MHVEEKMTYETWPAAPEKSTLEAKNKFLGFWLFLGGETVLFASLFATYLALKDKVPDTSHHLAKDLYDLPLTFVATMLLLTSSLTSVYAMYHMKNFAFKKMMVWLGLTVLLGFGFLGLEVYEFSHYVHEYKHTFTSSAFGSAFYTLVGFHGAHVAFGLCWILTLMIRNSKRGLNLYNAPKFYVASLYWHFIDVVWVFIFTVVYLMGMVG
- the ctaF gene encoding cytochrome c oxidase subunit IVB; translation: MTNQPLSSNNPSVDLEYRRRKSAEEMRYQVISFSLMIFLTLIAFAAVAIKGFTAWFTVPFILLLAAVQVVFQLYYFMHMSHKGHEAPQMFLFSGVFVAVLTILTFVTIIWW
- the ctaG gene encoding cytochrome c oxidase assembly factor CtaG, whose product is MLTLDIFGFKALWSPDFLFILVVLTAAYFLITITFRTKFHESEPLTGKQASLFLTSMILLYAIKGSPLDLMGHLMFYIHGITMVILVLLIPPLFILSIPPWLWQSILRVKIIHSLFRLFTKPVIALLLFNGFFSFYHIPIIFDHMMQNRFYHGGYSMLLFVLAVFMWWSLISPVSEFQPLSGIKKVAYLFANSMLITPACALIIFSDSSIYATYHDPDVWANVMSLCVGPSVFSNLNLSGPELFSSMSLVDDQRLGGVVMKIIQEIIYAVVLSQVFFEWYRKDQEESEREMKKHILNPNIIE
- a CDS encoding DUF420 domain-containing protein; the protein is MNSLPILPTISTSFIVLSAITVAIGWWQIKQRKIESHKKTMFLAGVFALIFFIIYASRTIFIGNTSFGGPDEIKIYYTLFLIFHITLATIGAVFGIVSILTGFKNKLTIHRKLGPVTSIIWFFTAITGVAVYLLLYVFYQGGETTSMIKAILGF
- a CDS encoding YugN family protein; the protein is MKFENTGIENLKAELNRLDEVMHDHGLVRAGQWDYERVTYDRKFELKEGVYYLRVQGYSIEGDVDTFKATIQLMTPHLGKHYYPHGVEYGEAENFPTSLVNQCKKILEAVNAEVSKFAL
- a CDS encoding CBS domain-containing protein → MEKIREIMTDDVDCCTLLDNMFEVAVKMKELNVGAIPIVDQERLVGMITDRDIVIRGVAEKHPGSTKVEDIMSRTLVTVSPDTTSKEAAMLMAEHQVRRLPVVENGELVGIVSLGDFAIRELTDDQAKEALTEISEQNYNGVQH
- a CDS encoding CAP domain-containing protein → MPLRTLSRILILSVVFLTIGFYVSINEKNNSNEMIKEDHNLEMKQSLPHGPDTQEGNKTVFDKPNEGIALLIGQDVTMLEKEFGPPDRIDQSMYGYQWYIYKQNYNRYFQAGVENNQVVTIFAIGETLDVAPFEIGQPVEEIFNTQFFDTNINLEVNGNSYRFELNDTDLNLRPMVKLGDIYVQLYIDKFTGNLSSVRFLNAETLIKQRPYELVYSGELIKAEEPDEDTWKLIETGMAQEIFDITNVLRLRNKIKPLIWDDMTAEAAYGHSKDMAENDDFSHTSKKFGDLSNRLKTAKVAYLNAGENIAANYSDGPAVVEGWLNSKGHRESLLNKDFTHIGVGVFQKYYTQNFIQKKEE